The following are encoded together in the Salvia hispanica cultivar TCC Black 2014 chromosome 6, UniMelb_Shisp_WGS_1.0, whole genome shotgun sequence genome:
- the LOC125192850 gene encoding protoheme IX farnesyltransferase, mitochondrial-like, giving the protein MWRRNSLSLSSNLARLNSNPSPFLFLRTSHSHGALARSNSAAPESTSAADPVTWSQSGPDVRCIATPPAVGLVASASAGKAKELADLVRHYSRCYWELSKARLSMLVVATSGTGYILGSGSSIDYIGLCCTCAGTMMVAAAANSLNQVFEVKNDARMNRTRLRPLPSGRITRPHAVMWASSMGIAGTALLACEANMLAAGLAASNLILYAFVYTPLKQIHPVNTWVGAIVGAIPPLLGWAAASGQISLNSMMLPAALYFWQLPHFMALAYLCRKDYADGGFKMFSLADPSGYRTAWVALRNCLYMLPLGYLAYDWGIASGWFCVESTLLALAISSTAGLFLFNRTTKNARRMFHASLLYLPVFMGGLLVHRCYDNELSATVKNSNQLAELPSSSSLEGDWTRSSTPRINRRPAPSRPPVAYASVAPFPFLPAPYVSN; this is encoded by the exons ATGTGGAGAAGAAACTCACTGAGTCTCTCATCCAACCTCGCTCGCCTAAACTCCAACCCTTCTCCGTTTCTCTTCCTCCGCACATCTCACAGCCATGGGGCCCTCGCTCGATCCAATTCCGCCGCCCCTGAGTCCACGTCAGCCGCGGATCCTGTGACTTGGTCTCAATCCGGGCCCGATGTTCGGTGCATCGCCACGCCTCCAGCCGTTGGTTTGGTGGCATCCGCGTCGGCGGGCAAGGCTAAGGAATTGGCTGACTTGGTTAGGCACTACAGCAGATGCTATTGGGAGCTCTCCAAAGCTCGATTAAG CATGCTTGTCGTGGCCACCTCTGGTACTGGATATATCCTTGGAAGCGGTAGTTCGATTGACTACATCGGCCTTTGCTGCACATGTGCAGGCACCATGATGGTTGCAGCTGCGGCTAACTCCTTAAACCAG GTGTTTGAGGTTAAAAATGATGCAAGGATGAATAGAACCAGATTAAGACCACTACCATCCGGGCGTATTACCAGACCTCATGCGGTTATGTGGGCATCTTCTATGGGTATAGCAGGCACTGCTCTGCTTGCTTGCGAG GCTAATATGCTGGCAGCAGGCCTTGCAGCTTCCAATCTTATCCTCTATGCATTTGTATATACTCCGCTAAAACAAATTCATCCAGTAAACACCTGGGTTGGAGCTATAGTTGGTGCAATCCCACCTCTCCTTGG ATGGGCTGCAGCTTCTGGCCAGATCTCACTGAATTCAATGATGCTTCCTGCTGCTCTATATTTTTGGCAACTACCTCATTTCATGGCCCTTGCATACTTATGTCGCAAGGATTATGCCGATGGAGG GTTCAAGATGTTCTCACTTGCTGATCCTTCTGGCTACAGAACAGCCTGGGTTGCACTGAGGAACTGTCTTTATATGCTTCCGCTGGGTTACCTGGCTTATGACT GGGGTATCGCATCAGGGTGGTTCTGTGTGGAGTCGACACTACTCGCTCTTGCAATCAGTTCCACTGCAggattatttttgttcaaccgtacaacaaaaaatgcaaGAAGGATGTTCCATGCCAGCCTCCTTTATCTTCCTGTGTTCATGGGTGGGCTCCTAGTACACCGGTGTTATGATAACGAGCTGTCTGCTACCGTGAAGAATTCAAATCAATTAGCTGAGCTGCCATCATCGTCCTCCTTAGAAGGAGACTGGACCAGATCTTCCACCCCTCGGATAAACAGAAGACCTGCACCATCACGACCTCCGGTAGCATATGCCTCTGTCGCTCCTTTTCCATTCTTACCAGCGCCATACGTCAGCAACTAA